CCAGAAAAACATAAGCAGGTGCGACTTCCGAAGGTTGGCCGGCTCTTTTTAAAGGTGTATCTTTTCCGAAAGAAGCAATATCTTCAAAAGTTTCTTTCACTAAAGGAGTCCAGATCGGACCTGGAGCAATACCGTTAACCAAAATTTTCTGCTCGGCAAGATTTGTCGCCAGAGAACGAACGAATGTTGCAATTGCGCCTTTTGTTGACGAATAATCTATGAGATGATCGCTGCCACGATAAGCAGTTACCGAAGTGGTACAAATTATTCGCCCGCCTTTATTCATTAATTTCAAACAATCTCTTGTAAATGAAATCATAGAAATGATATTGACATTGAATGTTTCATTAATCTGATCATCTGAAATTTTTTCAACATCGCTTTTGGGGAACTGAATTCCGGCATTATTAACCAAAATATCAATGGTTTTCCATTCTTTAGCAATCTTTTCTAAAGTATTTTTTCTAAATGTTTTTTTAGAAATATCCCCTTTTAGAAGAATACATTTCTGTCCTTCTTTTTCAACCAGTTTCTTGGTTTCTTTAGCATCTTTTACACTTTCTTTATAAATGACAGCAACATCGGCTCCTTCTCTTGCAAAATGCACTGCTACAGCTTGTCCTATTCCGCTGTCGCCACCTGAGATAATTGCTTTTTTATTAAGTAGTTTTTTACTTCCCAAATAATTTTGTCTGATAATCTCAGGATACAAACCATCTTTAGGTACTTTGGAAAGTGATTTTGACTTGTTCTGTGTCTTCATAAGCAAATCTTTTTATGAATATCATCAAACAGCAAGCCGAATAACGAAAGCTGGAAGTTTGATGTTGGAAGCCGGAAGTTTTTAACGACTCAAAATAACTTCTAACATCGAGCATCCATCACCCAACTAAGAAACATAAGCTTCTTCTAAATCTTTTATCACAATTTTCTGCATTTTCATCATTGCCTGTACTACTTTTTGAGCTTTCAGCTGATCAGAATCATTCATCAGTTCGATTAATCTTTTCGGTACAATTTGCCAACTCATTCCAAATTTATCTTTCAGCCAGCCACACATACTTTCTCTTCCTCCATCTGCAGTTAACGAATTCCAAAGATGATCTGTTTCTTCCTGATTTTCTGTCATAATAACCATTGAAATTCCCTCATTAAAATCAAATTTGTGATCGTAAGAATTATCCATACAGAATAAAGAATAACCATTAATTTCGAAATGCGCGTGCTGTACATTTTCTGGAACTTCATGGTTTTCATCTCCTACTCCGTCACCATATTTCAGAACGCCTTCTATTTTTGAATTAGGAAAAACTTCTGTATACAATTTCATAGCTTCCATTGCTTTTCCGTTATTTTGATGGATAAACATTAAAGTCGGAATAATTCTTTGCTCGCTTTTCTTTTCACCTAAATACAATTGCCATGTTACGCCAAATTTATCTCTAATCCAGCCGTATTTTTTACTCCAAGGATAAGAATCTAATGCCATCAAAACAATCCCTCCGTCTTCTAATTGATCCCAATATTTCTGAACCTCTTCCTCAGTTTCGCACATCACCATCAACGAAACGGAAGCATTTTTTTCAAAATGTGGACCTCCATTTAAAAGCATTAATTTTTGTCCGAAAAGTTCGATATTTAAAACCATCGGCGTATCTGCTGTAATTTTTCCATCGAATATTTTACAGTAAAAGTCAGCTGATTCTTTTGCATCACCATCATACCAAAGACATGGGAAAATATTGTTATTCATTGTTTTAAAATTTAGGGTTGATTGTATCGTTTAAGTTTTTCATTCTGTATGAAATATAATCAAATACAGAATCTCAATTTAATCATGAGATTCTTCCTTCATCAGAATGACAAACCATTTGTTCTAATTATTTTTAAAAGAAAAATTATTTTCTTTCATGTAATTCTTCAGTTTCGAAATCGTATTTTTTCCGAAACCATGAAATTTCATTAATTCATTTTCAGAATAATCTGACAGTTTTGTGAGAGAATCTATTTGTTTTTTTTCCAGCGCTCTTCTTGCAGGCATTGCTATAATACCCTGCAAAAATTTGTTTTCCACAACATGATTCTCAGTATAAATAGGCTTTAAACATCTTGCCATTATTACTAAATTGATCATGATTACAGCTTTTAAAGTTTAATGGTTTTCTACATATTTATGAAAATTGTTGAGAATCGCATACCAACCTTCACGCTGCATCTCAACTGAATTTTGTTTTTCAGGATCAAAAATTTCGGTTACTTTGGTTGTATTCTCATCTATTTTCTCAAAAATCACTTCTACTTCTCTACCGTCTTCCATATGATATTTTATTCTTTCGTTCAGAATTACTTCGTCATAAACTCCTATAAAATCAAAGCCGAAACTTCCGTCTTTTGCTTCCATTCTATTATTGAATTTTCCACCTACTTTCAAATCGTTTTCAGAACTCGGGCAAAACCAGCTTTCATGAGCGAAATTCCATTTGGTAATATGTTTTGGAGCATTAAAATAATCCCAAACTTTTTCTACCGGCGCCAAGATTGTAATGTCAATTTTAACTTTATCCATTTAATATTTTGTTTTTTAATGTGTAAAAAGAAGGGTAAACTCAACATCTACCCTTTCATTAATTAAATATAAAACTATTTTGTGTATTCTTCGTTATAATTAATCATCCAATGAACGCCAAACTGATCCTGAAAACTACCAAAATAATCACCCCAAAACTGGTCTTCAAGTGGCATTTCGATATTTCCACCTTCAGAAAGTCCTTTGAAAATTCTGTCTGCGTCTTCTCTGGAATCAGGAAAAACTGAAACATAATTATTATTTCCTACCGTTAAGTTTTGTCCGAATGACGGTACAATGTCTGAAGCCATCAAAAGATCTCCACCAATCGGAAGCGCAATGTGCATTACTCTGTTTTTTTCTTCGTCTGATAAATTTTCAGTTCCGGGAACATTGCCCATTTTATGGATTTCTCCAACAAATTCTCCGCCGAAAACAGATTTATAAAATGTAAATGCTTTTTCTGCTGTACCATCAAAATTCAGGTACGGATTTAATTTTGCCATGATTTTTATTTTTTTTAAAGTTAGTTTTTTTTAAACACGAGTTCCGCTAATGGTTTTCACGAATAACACAATTAAATTTATCGTGAAATTTGTATAAATATTTGTGTCATTTATGTTTACTTAAATGCAAAGAGCACAAAGACTTTTTTATCTAATTGAGAATATTTTTCGTCAGCAAACGCGTTTGATTCAGCAAAGAAAATAAGTTATATTTTTATACGTTTTGTCATTCTGAACGAAACGAAGTGCAGTGAAGAATCTGTTTTAAATATATTTAAATCTACATTTGATTTTAATACTTCATATTCTCATCAAAGTCGTATTTCATTCCTTCATAATTGAGAATTCTACGCATCAATCCGATCTGTCCGCAGAGATAATCTTCACGACCGATGCACATTCCAACGAAATTGAGCACGTTTTCAGGGAAAAATTCGATATTCATTCCCATCGGAAAAGCTTTTGCTAAATCTTCGTCTGAAGCTTCCAATAATTTCTGATAAACAAGAGGTGAAATTTTATGAAAAGAATCTTTCAATTGCTGTAAAGATGGATATTCTAAGTTTGCATCTAATGCTTTTCCCTGAAAGAAAAAATCTTTAAATTCAAATTCTTCATTTAAACCGAGTACGCTTCCCATTGCATAACGCATATCGAGAAAATTGCCAACCATCCAAACGATGTGGTTTGTTCTGCCTTCAATTCTTTTCAGAGCGTCTTCTTCTGAAATTCCATCAAGAACCATCAGAAAACTCTGACTGTGTCCTCGAAATGCAGGAATTATAATTTCTAATTTTGATGATTTTGGTGTATCCATAATTTTGATTTTTTTTTACCCACGGATTTCTCAGATTTTCACGGATGATTGTGAATATTTGAAGACCATTTGTGGGTTTATTATTATTTTTATCGCAGATTTTTCACTTTAAAATCTTCGGTATCAGCTAAATCTGCGAGAGCCTCAATTACTCAGTTGACATTTGCGACATATCTGCAAAAGTGACATTCCAACCATGCCCGTTGATGTCCCAAAAAGAATTTTGATACATCCATCCGTAATCTTGTGGTTCTTCATGTTGATAAGCTCCATTCGCTACGGCAGCATTAACAACCTGATCAACTTCTTCACGGCTATTTAAACCGATTGCAACCAAAACTTGTGTAGTATCGCCTTTCGGAACCGGTCTTTCTGAAAAAGTCTGAAAATATTCTTCCGTTAAAAACATCACATAGATATTATCATTCATCACCACACAAACTGCTTTATCGTCTGAAAACTGTTCGTTGATGGAGAATCCGACTTTAGTCCAAAACTCTTTTGTTTTCTGAATATCTTTCACGGGAAGATTCACGTAAATCTGATTGACTTTCATTTTTTTAATTTTTTTTAGGTTAAAATATGAGGATTTAAAAATCCGCAGGAAGCTGGGACATATCTGAAAAAAGTACTTCCCATTGATGACCGTCTAAATCTGAAAAAGTTTTCTGATACATCCAGCCATAATCTCTTGGTTCACTGTATTTGGAACCTCCATTTTCCGTAGCAGTTTTCACCATTTCATCAACTTCTTCACGACTGTTTACGCCAATTGCAAGAAGCGTTTGAGTGGTATCTCCTTTTGCAACAGGTCTGTCTGTGAAAGTTTGGAAAAACTCTTCTTTTAAAAACATGGTGTAAATATGATCTTGTTTCATGATTACACAGATTGCTTTTTCATCAGAAAATTGTTCGTTGATCGAAAAACCCAGTTTTGTCCAGAATTCTCTCGTTTTCTGAACATTTTTTACAGGAAGGTTTACGTAAATTTGATTGATTTCCATTTTGTAATTTTTGATGTTAAACTTTTAACCAAAATTACCAAGTCATTGCGAAAATCAACTTGCCATAAGACAAGATTTAATTTTTCTTCGGATGAGATACTATTTCTTTGCGGATTCTGCTTAATGAAGTGTCTGTAATTCCCAGATAAGAAGCAATTTGTTTTAAAGGTGCAAATTGTATCACCTGAGATTTTTGCTCTAAAAGATGAAGATAACGTTTGGTTGCAGAAAGTGTAAACATCTCTACCGAACGCTGTTTGTATAAAAAAAGTTGTTGAGACATCCATGCTCTTCCCCATTCTCTGAGGTTCGGAATTTTATGAAACAACTCCTGAAAAACATCAAAATCAAGCTTCCAACATTCGCAATCTGTAATGCAGACCATATTTTCCTGAGTTGGAATTCTTTGAAACAGAGAAGAAACATCGATGATAATTTCGTTTTCTGTAAAAAAGTTTATTGTCACATCATTCCCGTTGAAATCATTAACAAAAGAACGCGCCAAACCTTTTTCTAAAATATAATATTCATTGGCCATTTTGCCTTCCTGAAGAATAGCTTCTCCTTTTTGGAAAACTACTTTTTCGTGCGCCTGAATAATTTCATCAAGTTCTTCTTGAAAGAAAAAAGGAAAATCACGATAAACGTCGAAGGCTTTGCTGGTCATCCAATTAATATTTTGAGATTTTAAAATTAAAATTTTTATTGGAATTAAAAGTGAAATATTTTGTATAAATTATCATTAGTTCTTTTGTCTTGAAACAAAAGAACCAAAAATTCAAGACGGGAAATTCCGACTAAAAACTAAAATTCACAAGTTTAAAACAAAGAGAGTTGAATCGGTTTAGGTTTTGATGGCTTTTCTGCATCACCGAATACTGTTTTCCCACCAAATCTCCATGAATTTTGGCGTTCTTCCTCAATGACTTCATTAATATCAAAATCCGGAGTGAAATTTTTCTCAGCTTCTGCAATAATCGTGTGAAGTTTATTGATCGATTGCAGCTTATCGGAGTTTCCCAATTTAGATCTTTCGATTCCTTTTTGTAAAATGGAAATCGTTTCATCATAAACATTAATAGGAACGGGAAAAGGATGCCCGTCTTTTCCGCCGTGTGCAAAAGAAAATCTCGCAGGATCTCTGAATCTTGACGGTGCACCATGAATGACTTCGCTCACCAAAGCAAGACCCTGTAAAGTTCGTGGTCCCACTCCTTTCATTAAAAGCAATTCTTCAAAATTTTCAGGCTGGTTTTCTCTTGTCATATACAAAAGTGTACCCAATTTCTTCAAATCTACATCTGAAGCACGAACATCATGATGAGCCGGCAGAATGAGATTGGCAAAATCCTGCATGATTTTTTCAGAATTCGTATGAGAGATTTCTAAAATTCCTTTGCGGTTTTCCTTAGCTTCATTTGCTGTAAGATTCAGAATATTTCCACGGTTGATTCCCTGAATTCCTTTGTGAGGTTCATCTACAAAAGATTTCATATTTTCAGAATGCCAATGGTAGCGGCGCGCTGTACCATCAGAATCATTCATTCCCTGTTGTACAACTGCCCAATTTCCTTCATCTGACAAAATAAAATTGTGAAGATATAACTGATAACCATCCTGAATCGCCGTATTATCAACTTTTGCTGAAAGTTTACTGGCACGAACTAATTCGTTTCCATCTAATCCGGTTTTATCGGCAATAACGAGAAGTTCGTTTGGTGTCTCTTTGGAAAGCTTTCCTTTTCCGCCACAAATATAAATTCCGAGCTCTTTGGAATTTGGGTTGATGCTGCGTTTTAAAGCTCCCATTACCGAAGTTGTGATTCCTGAAGAATGCCAATCCATTCCCATGACCGCACCAAAACTTTGAAACCAAAAAGGATCTGCCAATCTTCGAAGAACTTCATTTTTTCCGTAATCTGCAAGCATTACTTCAACAATAGAAAGCCCAAGTACTGCCATTCTTTCATAAAGCCAAGGCGGTACTTTTCCGTAGTGAAGTGGTAAAGTTGCGGTTCCGGAACGTTTCATTTGTTATGGTTGGTTGATAGTTGATAGTTGATAGTTGATAGTTGATAGTTGATAGTTGATAGTTGATAGGCAAAATTAAAGCCTTACAATTGAAATACATAAGGCTTTAACATTTTTATGTTTTAACGAAAAGATTTTTAATTTATTAAAATCAATCGAATGATATTAAACTTATTGATGTGAAAGAATATTAACAAGTTTTCCGAACGGGTCTATCACAAAGAATCTTCGGACACCCCAATCTTCATCGGTCAATTTGTAAGTAATTTCAAATCCTGAATTTTTCATTTTATTATATATTTCATCGACATTGTCAACTTCTATAGAAAAATCGGGAACTTCGGTCTCATTTCCACCTTGAGTTGCAAAACTGATCTGAACTTTTGCTCCCTCGTGATTGCCAAAAGTTTTGATCCAGCCATGATTCATCAATATTTCGAGACC
Above is a genomic segment from Chryseobacterium mulctrae containing:
- a CDS encoding VOC family protein, with translation MAKLNPYLNFDGTAEKAFTFYKSVFGGEFVGEIHKMGNVPGTENLSDEEKNRVMHIALPIGGDLLMASDIVPSFGQNLTVGNNNYVSVFPDSREDADRIFKGLSEGGNIEMPLEDQFWGDYFGSFQDQFGVHWMINYNEEYTK
- a CDS encoding DinB family protein, which produces MDTPKSSKLEIIIPAFRGHSQSFLMVLDGISEEDALKRIEGRTNHIVWMVGNFLDMRYAMGSVLGLNEEFEFKDFFFQGKALDANLEYPSLQQLKDSFHKISPLVYQKLLEASDEDLAKAFPMGMNIEFFPENVLNFVGMCIGREDYLCGQIGLMRRILNYEGMKYDFDENMKY
- a CDS encoding VOC family protein — encoded protein: MNNNIFPCLWYDGDAKESADFYCKIFDGKITADTPMVLNIELFGQKLMLLNGGPHFEKNASVSLMVMCETEEEVQKYWDQLEDGGIVLMALDSYPWSKKYGWIRDKFGVTWQLYLGEKKSEQRIIPTLMFIHQNNGKAMEAMKLYTEVFPNSKIEGVLKYGDGVGDENHEVPENVQHAHFEINGYSLFCMDNSYDHKFDFNEGISMVIMTENQEETDHLWNSLTADGGRESMCGWLKDKFGMSWQIVPKRLIELMNDSDQLKAQKVVQAMMKMQKIVIKDLEEAYVS
- a CDS encoding SDR family oxidoreductase encodes the protein MKTQNKSKSLSKVPKDGLYPEIIRQNYLGSKKLLNKKAIISGGDSGIGQAVAVHFAREGADVAVIYKESVKDAKETKKLVEKEGQKCILLKGDISKKTFRKNTLEKIAKEWKTIDILVNNAGIQFPKSDVEKISDDQINETFNVNIISMISFTRDCLKLMNKGGRIICTTSVTAYRGSDHLIDYSSTKGAIATFVRSLATNLAEQKILVNGIAPGPIWTPLVKETFEDIASFGKDTPLKRAGQPSEVAPAYVFLASEDSSFITGEIIHINGGDFVGG
- a CDS encoding Crp/Fnr family transcriptional regulator, with amino-acid sequence MTSKAFDVYRDFPFFFQEELDEIIQAHEKVVFQKGEAILQEGKMANEYYILEKGLARSFVNDFNGNDVTINFFTENEIIIDVSSLFQRIPTQENMVCITDCECWKLDFDVFQELFHKIPNLREWGRAWMSQQLFLYKQRSVEMFTLSATKRYLHLLEQKSQVIQFAPLKQIASYLGITDTSLSRIRKEIVSHPKKN
- a CDS encoding VOC family protein, whose product is MEINQIYVNLPVKNVQKTREFWTKLGFSINEQFSDEKAICVIMKQDHIYTMFLKEEFFQTFTDRPVAKGDTTQTLLAIGVNSREEVDEMVKTATENGGSKYSEPRDYGWMYQKTFSDLDGHQWEVLFSDMSQLPADF
- a CDS encoding DUF763 domain-containing protein; this translates as MKRSGTATLPLHYGKVPPWLYERMAVLGLSIVEVMLADYGKNEVLRRLADPFWFQSFGAVMGMDWHSSGITTSVMGALKRSINPNSKELGIYICGGKGKLSKETPNELLVIADKTGLDGNELVRASKLSAKVDNTAIQDGYQLYLHNFILSDEGNWAVVQQGMNDSDGTARRYHWHSENMKSFVDEPHKGIQGINRGNILNLTANEAKENRKGILEISHTNSEKIMQDFANLILPAHHDVRASDVDLKKLGTLLYMTRENQPENFEELLLMKGVGPRTLQGLALVSEVIHGAPSRFRDPARFSFAHGGKDGHPFPVPINVYDETISILQKGIERSKLGNSDKLQSINKLHTIIAEAEKNFTPDFDINEVIEEERQNSWRFGGKTVFGDAEKPSKPKPIQLSLF
- a CDS encoding SRPBCC family protein — protein: MDKVKIDITILAPVEKVWDYFNAPKHITKWNFAHESWFCPSSENDLKVGGKFNNRMEAKDGSFGFDFIGVYDEVILNERIKYHMEDGREVEVIFEKIDENTTKVTEIFDPEKQNSVEMQREGWYAILNNFHKYVENH
- a CDS encoding VOC family protein, which translates into the protein MVKRIVANIKTEDLSKADIFYNDILGLEILMNHGWIKTFGNHEGAKVQISFATQGGNETEVPDFSIEVDNVDEIYNKMKNSGFEITYKLTDEDWGVRRFFVIDPFGKLVNILSHQ
- a CDS encoding DNA-directed RNA polymerase subunit alpha C-terminal domain-containing protein gives rise to the protein MINLVIMARCLKPIYTENHVVENKFLQGIIAMPARRALEKKQIDSLTKLSDYSENELMKFHGFGKNTISKLKNYMKENNFSFKNN
- a CDS encoding VOC family protein encodes the protein MKVNQIYVNLPVKDIQKTKEFWTKVGFSINEQFSDDKAVCVVMNDNIYVMFLTEEYFQTFSERPVPKGDTTQVLVAIGLNSREEVDQVVNAAVANGAYQHEEPQDYGWMYQNSFWDINGHGWNVTFADMSQMSTE